In Caproiciproducens sp. NJN-50, the following are encoded in one genomic region:
- a CDS encoding ammonium transporter yields the protein MFLMNHGDAAWMLTSSALVLLMTPALALFYSGMTKRKNTVNTIMSCILTMGLSAVLWVLFGFSLSFSGDVGGWIGNLNWAGMNFSAMNDSTYPPDTLIFAIFQMMFAVITPSLIVGAVVERMRFSSLSVFVAVWSVLVYYPMAHMVWGGGFLMKIGSVDFAGGNVVHITSGVSALVLSILLGKRKNYGKISYHPHNVPFVFLGAALLWFGWFGFNAGSAGAANELAAHAFLTTNTSAAAAMLTWILVEKVKSGMPTLVGASTGLVVGLVAITPGSGFVPVWASLVIGGLASPISYFFISVVKRKFGYDDALDVFGCHGIGGIWGGIATGLFTQTSVNSSAKWNGLFFGSADLFLRQLAAIGVAILFAVAGTLISIAAAKLVTKRIRVSAKEEEIGLDIVEHGEPAYPAFNGMD from the coding sequence ATGTTTTTGATGAACCACGGTGACGCAGCCTGGATGCTGACAAGTTCCGCCCTGGTCCTGCTGATGACGCCTGCTCTCGCGCTGTTTTACTCCGGCATGACAAAAAGAAAAAATACGGTCAATACCATTATGAGCTGCATTCTGACCATGGGCCTTTCCGCGGTGCTCTGGGTCCTTTTCGGGTTCTCTCTTTCCTTCAGCGGAGACGTGGGGGGATGGATCGGGAACCTGAACTGGGCGGGCATGAATTTCAGCGCGATGAACGATTCGACCTATCCGCCGGATACGCTGATCTTCGCAATCTTTCAGATGATGTTCGCGGTGATTACCCCGTCGCTGATCGTCGGGGCCGTGGTGGAGCGCATGCGGTTTTCCTCCCTGTCCGTCTTTGTGGCGGTCTGGTCCGTTCTGGTCTATTACCCGATGGCGCACATGGTTTGGGGCGGCGGGTTCCTGATGAAGATCGGTTCGGTCGACTTTGCGGGGGGAAATGTGGTCCACATCACTTCCGGCGTCAGCGCGCTCGTCCTTTCCATTCTTCTGGGCAAGCGAAAGAACTATGGGAAGATTTCCTATCATCCGCACAACGTGCCGTTTGTTTTCCTCGGCGCGGCGCTGCTCTGGTTCGGATGGTTCGGGTTTAACGCCGGCAGCGCCGGGGCCGCGAATGAGCTGGCGGCGCATGCCTTTCTGACGACGAACACCTCCGCCGCGGCCGCGATGCTGACCTGGATCCTTGTGGAAAAAGTGAAAAGCGGGATGCCGACTCTGGTTGGGGCGTCCACAGGGCTGGTAGTCGGCCTGGTTGCGATCACACCGGGCTCCGGTTTCGTGCCGGTCTGGGCCTCCCTTGTGATCGGCGGCCTTGCGAGCCCGATTTCCTATTTCTTTATTTCGGTCGTCAAAAGAAAATTCGGCTATGACGACGCGCTTGACGTGTTCGGCTGCCACGGTATCGGCGGCATCTGGGGCGGAATCGCGACCGGTCTGTTTACGCAGACCTCCGTCAACTCTTCCGCGAAGTGGAACGGCCTGTTCTTCGGCAGCGCGGATTTATTCCTGCGGCAGCTGGCCGCCATCGGCGTGGCGATCCTGTTTGCGGTTGCCGGCACGCTGATTTCAATTGCCGCGGCGAAGCTGGTGACGAAACGGATCCGTGTTTCCGCGAAGGAAGAGGAGATCGGTCTGGACATCGTGGAGCATGGAGAACCCGCTTATCCGGCGTTCAACGGCATGGATTAG
- a CDS encoding P-II family nitrogen regulator: MKKIEAYIRPEQLEDIKEALKSLNVNGISVTQIMGSGCQRGYREFVRGTEVDYNFLKKIKIELVVSDSRLEEILDKIVETAKTGQVGDGKIFISEIQDALRIRTGERGEAALR, from the coding sequence ATGAAGAAGATTGAAGCATATATCCGGCCGGAGCAGCTGGAAGACATCAAGGAAGCGCTGAAATCGCTGAACGTCAACGGCATCAGCGTGACGCAGATCATGGGTTCCGGGTGTCAGCGCGGGTACCGCGAATTCGTTCGCGGCACGGAGGTGGACTACAATTTTTTAAAAAAGATCAAAATCGAACTTGTCGTTTCGGACTCTCGCCTGGAGGAGATCCTTGACAAGATCGTGGAAACCGCCAAGACCGGTCAGGTCGGCGACGGTAAAATCTTTATATCGGAAATTCAGGACGCTCTGCGCATCCGCACCGGCGAGCGCGGAGAAGCGGCCCTTCGATAA
- a CDS encoding DUF362 domain-containing protein, translating to MSKMYEIFGNDAYSMTRKLMEAAEVIKKIPSGANVALKPNLVVSKSPDSGATTHAGVLAGVISYLQDHGIRDISVIEGSWVGDSTGRAFRAAGYEEVGRKYGVPLYDLKQDQTRTVQTPLRPMEICGRALDAGYLINLPVLKGHCQTAMTCALKNCKGCLPDREKRRFHAEGLMKPIAALASALRPPLTIVDSICGDLDFEEGGNPVYTGRMILGEDPVQLDAYGCRLMGLPLSEVPYIELAEQWGAGSAQVCGEDILRLNEPSQGGRYPKPSAKVARLTAGVCQDSACSACYASLVRALYSCGGSHGTPIAIGQGWKGREFQGLGIGRCCDGASRQVKGCPPTADAIAAALTGKE from the coding sequence ATGAGTAAAATGTATGAAATATTCGGAAACGACGCCTATTCCATGACCAGAAAGCTCATGGAGGCGGCGGAAGTGATTAAAAAAATTCCATCGGGCGCCAACGTTGCGCTCAAGCCGAATCTTGTGGTATCGAAGTCGCCCGATTCCGGAGCCACCACCCACGCCGGAGTGCTGGCCGGGGTGATTTCGTATCTACAGGACCATGGGATCCGGGACATCAGCGTCATTGAGGGTTCCTGGGTCGGGGACAGCACGGGCCGCGCGTTCCGCGCCGCCGGATACGAAGAGGTGGGCCGGAAATACGGCGTGCCGCTTTACGACCTGAAACAGGATCAGACCCGGACGGTCCAGACTCCCCTGAGGCCGATGGAGATTTGCGGCCGGGCATTGGACGCCGGATATCTGATTAATCTGCCCGTTCTCAAAGGCCACTGCCAGACGGCAATGACCTGCGCGCTGAAAAACTGCAAGGGCTGTCTCCCCGACCGGGAGAAGAGGCGTTTTCATGCGGAGGGGCTGATGAAACCGATCGCCGCTTTGGCCAGTGCCCTGCGGCCGCCCCTCACGATCGTGGACAGCATCTGCGGCGATCTGGATTTTGAAGAGGGAGGAAATCCCGTTTACACCGGACGCATGATTCTTGGGGAAGATCCGGTTCAGCTGGACGCCTACGGGTGCCGTCTGATGGGGCTTCCTCTTTCCGAAGTTCCGTATATCGAGCTGGCGGAGCAATGGGGAGCCGGTTCTGCGCAGGTGTGCGGGGAGGATATCTTGCGCCTGAACGAACCGTCCCAGGGCGGCCGTTATCCCAAGCCCTCCGCGAAGGTCGCGCGGCTTACTGCCGGCGTGTGTCAGGACAGCGCTTGCTCGGCCTGTTACGCCAGTCTGGTCCGCGCGCTGTATTCCTGCGGCGGAAGCCATGGGACTCCCATTGCCATCGGGCAGGGCTGGAAGGGCAGAGAATTTCAGGGCCTGGGCATCGGCCGCTGCTGCGACGGCGCCTCCAGGCAGGTGAAAGGGTGCCCTCCCACCGCGGATGCGATTGCTGCCGCGCTCACGGGGAAAGAATAA
- a CDS encoding LacI family DNA-binding transcriptional regulator, with protein MINSREFAAMLGISQSTVSRAMNNSPLVPLEKRQYIQKMAGQYGFALNNQARGLKTRKTGIIGILFPTFFESLSKNMMFAYVYDVVQRELIKSDYDIMMVYDYDEQAGMNAFERIVKSQKVDGFITLRSILSERDRELIEQYHIPCVAVYNAQEEGANFLLDGYDAGRQAGEFFGELRDYHYGYVTVPVSEKEAQKRLNGLKDGLSRRNKTVDPDRILECSLSMEAAYRAVMGHRDRFMEGKSAMLVYNDMMAIGVVNALKDLGIPVPGQVQVIGMDDLPIASWIHPSLSTLHAPIYEMVHSGCSILYQMIHGQEVGPVNQSFRYSFIHRETTEAFLAE; from the coding sequence ATGATTAATTCAAGAGAATTTGCCGCGATGCTTGGAATCTCGCAGTCCACCGTTTCCAGAGCAATGAACAACAGCCCGCTTGTGCCCTTGGAAAAGCGCCAATATATTCAAAAGATGGCCGGGCAGTACGGCTTTGCTCTGAACAATCAGGCGCGGGGGCTGAAAACCAGAAAGACAGGAATCATCGGAATCTTATTTCCCACCTTTTTTGAGAGCCTCAGCAAGAATATGATGTTTGCCTATGTCTACGATGTGGTGCAGCGGGAACTGATCAAAAGCGACTATGATATCATGATGGTGTACGATTACGATGAACAGGCCGGCATGAACGCATTCGAGCGGATTGTGAAAAGCCAGAAAGTGGACGGATTTATCACGCTTCGTTCTATTTTATCCGAGCGCGACAGGGAACTGATCGAGCAATATCATATCCCCTGCGTCGCCGTTTATAACGCTCAGGAGGAAGGGGCCAATTTCCTGCTGGACGGATATGATGCCGGACGTCAGGCCGGGGAATTTTTTGGAGAACTGCGGGATTATCATTATGGATATGTTACAGTCCCGGTGTCGGAAAAAGAAGCGCAAAAGCGCTTAAATGGATTGAAAGACGGTCTTTCGCGGCGGAATAAAACAGTGGATCCGGATCGGATTCTGGAGTGCAGCCTTTCCATGGAGGCTGCTTACCGGGCGGTGATGGGGCATCGGGACCGGTTCATGGAAGGGAAAAGCGCCATGTTGGTTTATAACGACATGATGGCGATCGGAGTCGTCAATGCGCTGAAGGATCTTGGGATTCCCGTTCCGGGACAAGTCCAGGTCATCGGAATGGATGATCTCCCAATCGCTTCCTGGATTCACCCTTCGCTGTCGACTCTCCACGCGCCGATTTATGAAATGGTGCACAGCGGTTGCTCCATTTTATACCAGATGATTCATGGGCAGGAAGTGGGACCTGTGAACCAGAGTTTCCGCTATTCTTTCATTCACAGGGAGACGACGGAAGCTTTTTTGGCGGAGTAA
- a CDS encoding sulfatase-like hydrolase/transferase, giving the protein MKKPNVLFITTDQQRYDTIAALGNREIYTPHLNWLADEGISFTNCYSACPLCMPARATIMTGLQAQHHGLTGNDSNVLPMKGRATLPGILTANGYQTRAEGKMHFAPMRACYGFEHIELPMDYFNEKRREGKASTRLHGVGENEVEPVINCMEERETLTHWIADRSVDFVENRDPTRPFFLWTSFPKPHPPLDPLLQYWKLYEDAQIAPPEVGDWATDLSRAPLGFYRATFALNNSWRMTEEQLVRSKKAYYACITQIDYNLGILFARMRELNLLENTWIIFTSDHGDMMGDHRMGAKYNHLEGSCHVPLIIKPPAEFGSSVKEFAGQRCEKTVTLADLMPTILSICGAEYNGETDGTDLLRYRKTPEDRIFFGSCENRYFAVIDKGWKYLQTNCNGDELMFHLEEDPKELHDLSKDEAFAEKKEELKALLIREVERSNPGLVENGRLKVKDHLNTIGDVPRFPGLNTTVFPRDSFH; this is encoded by the coding sequence ATGAAGAAACCAAACGTACTTTTTATCACGACAGACCAACAGCGCTATGACACGATTGCGGCTCTGGGGAACCGGGAGATTTATACCCCGCACCTGAACTGGCTGGCGGACGAAGGGATCTCCTTTACGAACTGCTATTCCGCCTGTCCGCTGTGCATGCCGGCCCGTGCCACCATCATGACCGGGCTGCAGGCGCAGCATCACGGCCTGACCGGCAACGACAGCAACGTGCTTCCAATGAAAGGCCGCGCAACCCTGCCCGGAATACTGACGGCGAACGGCTACCAGACCAGAGCGGAGGGAAAAATGCACTTTGCGCCCATGCGCGCCTGCTATGGATTTGAACACATCGAACTGCCGATGGACTACTTCAACGAGAAGCGTCGGGAGGGAAAAGCCAGCACCCGGCTGCACGGCGTCGGGGAGAACGAGGTGGAACCCGTCATCAACTGCATGGAGGAGCGGGAGACGCTGACTCACTGGATCGCGGACCGATCGGTCGACTTCGTCGAGAACCGCGATCCCACAAGGCCATTCTTCCTGTGGACCAGTTTTCCGAAACCGCACCCGCCCCTCGATCCTCTGCTGCAATATTGGAAGCTGTATGAAGACGCTCAGATTGCCCCGCCCGAAGTGGGCGACTGGGCGACAGACCTGAGCAGGGCCCCTCTGGGGTTTTACCGGGCCACATTTGCCCTGAACAACAGCTGGCGGATGACGGAGGAACAGCTGGTCCGGTCCAAAAAGGCTTATTATGCCTGCATCACGCAGATCGATTACAATCTGGGGATTCTTTTCGCGCGGATGAGAGAGCTGAATCTGCTGGAAAACACCTGGATCATTTTCACCTCGGACCACGGCGACATGATGGGAGACCACCGCATGGGTGCAAAATACAATCATCTGGAAGGGTCCTGTCATGTGCCGCTCATCATCAAGCCGCCTGCGGAATTCGGCAGCTCCGTAAAGGAATTTGCCGGGCAAAGGTGTGAAAAAACGGTCACTCTGGCCGATCTCATGCCAACGATTCTAAGCATCTGCGGCGCGGAATATAACGGGGAGACGGACGGAACCGACCTGCTGCGGTACCGTAAAACTCCGGAGGACAGAATCTTTTTCGGGAGCTGTGAAAACCGGTATTTTGCGGTGATCGACAAGGGTTGGAAATATCTTCAGACGAACTGCAACGGCGACGAACTGATGTTCCACCTGGAGGAGGACCCCAAGGAACTGCACGATCTTTCAAAAGACGAAGCGTTTGCCGAAAAGAAAGAGGAACTGAAAGCTCTCCTGATCCGGGAGGTGGAGAGGAGCAACCCGGGGCTGGTGGAAAACGGACGGCTCAAAGTAAAAGATCATTTGAATACCATAGGGGACGTCCCCCGCTTTCCGGGTCTGAACACAACGGTTTTCCCGAGAGATTCCTTCCATTAA
- a CDS encoding TetR/AcrR family transcriptional regulator, with protein sequence MDEQKRDTRRRGEVLEEAILQAAMDELDKTGYAHLTMESIASRAGTNKAVLYRRWANKTELVMAALRKYMPKIKTEIPNTGSLRDDIYAYLRGLSEPMKSIGAQTIRGLMMEPLMWNTIRAAMSQAIRSRAESKDKVAEALMGILKNAELRGEVRLEKLTPRIISLPWDLLRFELIAKQEISDAAITEIVDDIFMPLLRLK encoded by the coding sequence ATGGATGAACAAAAAAGGGACACGCGCCGCCGCGGGGAAGTCCTGGAAGAGGCAATCCTGCAGGCCGCGATGGATGAACTCGACAAAACCGGCTATGCGCATCTGACGATGGAAAGCATCGCGTCACGGGCGGGAACAAATAAGGCCGTACTTTACCGACGCTGGGCCAATAAGACGGAGCTCGTGATGGCCGCCCTGCGAAAATATATGCCCAAAATCAAAACGGAGATTCCGAATACCGGCAGCCTGCGCGACGACATATACGCCTATCTGCGCGGGCTTTCAGAACCGATGAAATCCATCGGCGCGCAGACGATCCGGGGGCTTATGATGGAACCACTGATGTGGAACACGATAAGGGCGGCTATGTCCCAGGCCATCCGATCGAGGGCGGAAAGCAAGGACAAGGTGGCGGAGGCTTTGATGGGGATTTTGAAAAACGCCGAACTTCGCGGAGAAGTCCGCCTTGAAAAGCTGACGCCCCGGATCATCTCATTGCCGTGGGATCTGCTGCGGTTCGAGCTGATCGCAAAGCAGGAAATTTCCGACGCGGCCATAACGGAGATCGTCGACGATATCTTTATGCCGTTGCTCCGATTAAAATGA
- a CDS encoding MFS transporter — MSETEGKPAKEKLDPAVLKVAIILVVGALAPLFDSTMINVAIHTIAADMKADISVVQWITTGYVLAMGLAVPISGWTTKRFGCKRSYTLKGLSLISVEGIDAIREAVRELERAGYIVPLQSAQRKRPAHGCRVCYLRTAASAGSAACAGKAYVGKSNAG; from the coding sequence ATGAGTGAAACGGAAGGAAAACCGGCAAAAGAAAAACTCGATCCGGCCGTGCTCAAAGTTGCCATCATTCTGGTTGTCGGTGCGCTTGCGCCGCTGTTTGATTCGACGATGATCAATGTGGCGATCCATACCATTGCGGCGGATATGAAGGCGGACATTTCCGTCGTGCAGTGGATCACGACGGGATACGTTCTGGCGATGGGGCTGGCCGTCCCGATTTCGGGATGGACCACCAAACGATTTGGATGCAAACGATCCTACACGCTCAAAGGGCTGTCCCTCATCAGCGTCGAGGGCATCGACGCCATCCGCGAGGCGGTCAGAGAGCTGGAGCGCGCCGGTTATATCGTCCCGCTCCAGAGCGCGCAACGAAAAAGGCCAGCTCATGGGTGCCGAGTATGTTATTTACGAACAGCCGCATCTGCCGGGTCAGCCGCCTGCGCCGGAAAAGCCTATGTTGGAAAATCCAACGCAGGATAA